In a genomic window of Anaerohalosphaeraceae bacterium:
- a CDS encoding nucleotide sugar dehydrogenase has protein sequence MDNLEKKIASKKVVVGVLGLGYVGLPLAREFALAGVRVLGFDIDDKKVKILNSGRSIIKNVPHEVVRKMVKSGKFTATSDMSQIRKADAVLICVPTPLTPNREPDMQYVEGSCRTIAKYLRKGHLISLESTTYPGTTRELMKPILEATGLKAGKDFYLAFSPEREDPGNKQYTTRTIPKVVGGLTPKCRQLAYQLYSLAIQKMVPVSSVEAAEATKILENVYRCINIAMVNELKMVFDRMGIDVWEVIRAASTKPFGYHPFYPGPGLGGHCIPIDPFYLTWKARQYGMATRFIELAGEINTGMPHYVVHKVMEALNERKKSLKGSKILVLGLAYKPDIDDVRESPSLELIELLQERGAKVDYNDPYVPKTHKMREYDLKMTSRPLSAAMLRSYDCVLISTNHSCYDYAWIVKHAKLVVDTRNATAAVKSGRSKIVKA, from the coding sequence ATGGACAATCTCGAGAAAAAAATTGCGAGTAAAAAGGTTGTGGTTGGCGTTCTTGGCTTGGGCTATGTGGGACTGCCTTTGGCTCGGGAATTTGCGTTGGCGGGCGTGAGGGTGCTCGGATTTGATATTGACGACAAGAAAGTCAAGATTCTCAATTCCGGCCGAAGCATTATTAAAAATGTCCCGCACGAAGTTGTCCGCAAGATGGTCAAAAGCGGAAAATTCACCGCCACATCGGATATGTCCCAGATTCGCAAGGCCGACGCGGTTCTGATTTGCGTGCCGACGCCGCTGACGCCCAACCGCGAGCCGGACATGCAGTATGTCGAAGGCAGCTGCCGCACCATTGCAAAATATCTGCGAAAAGGCCATCTGATTTCTCTGGAAAGCACGACCTATCCGGGTACGACGCGGGAACTGATGAAGCCGATTCTGGAGGCCACGGGTCTGAAAGCGGGTAAGGATTTCTATCTGGCCTTTTCGCCCGAACGGGAGGACCCGGGCAACAAACAGTACACCACCCGCACGATTCCCAAAGTCGTCGGCGGGCTGACCCCGAAGTGCCGGCAGCTGGCGTACCAATTGTATTCGCTGGCTATTCAGAAAATGGTGCCGGTTTCCTCGGTGGAGGCGGCGGAGGCGACCAAGATTCTCGAGAATGTCTATCGGTGCATCAATATTGCGATGGTCAACGAACTGAAGATGGTTTTCGACCGGATGGGCATCGACGTCTGGGAGGTTATCCGAGCGGCCAGCACCAAGCCGTTCGGCTATCATCCGTTTTATCCCGGGCCCGGGCTGGGCGGCCACTGCATCCCGATAGACCCGTTCTATCTGACCTGGAAGGCCCGCCAGTACGGGATGGCCACGCGGTTTATCGAATTGGCCGGTGAGATTAATACGGGTATGCCCCATTATGTCGTTCACAAGGTGATGGAGGCCCTCAACGAGCGAAAGAAGAGCTTAAAGGGCTCCAAAATCCTCGTACTCGGGCTGGCCTATAAGCCGGATATCGATGATGTGCGGGAATCACCTTCGCTGGAGCTGATTGAACTGCTGCAGGAGCGGGGGGCGAAAGTGGACTATAACGACCCGTATGTACCGAAAACCCACAAGATGCGGGAATATGATTTGAAGATGACCAGCCGGCCGCTGTCAGCGGCGATGCTCCGTTCGTATGACTGCGTGCTGATTTCCACCAACCACAGCTGCTATGATTATGCGTGGATTGTCAAACACGCCAAGCTGGTCGTGGATACCCGCAACGCCACGGCCGCGGTCAAATCCGGCCGCAGCAAAATCGTCAAGGCCTGA
- a CDS encoding nucleotidyltransferase domain-containing protein: protein MDKKAVLAVISDFQKALQEVGIKPQKIILFGSYASGRQREDSDIDLVVISEDFEGKGYWERIELLSSAIYKVFKPIEAVAMTPQEWQSGKSLIADYARDGEVVYG from the coding sequence ATGGATAAAAAAGCAGTTTTAGCCGTCATTTCTGATTTTCAAAAAGCCCTGCAGGAGGTCGGAATAAAACCCCAAAAAATTATTTTGTTCGGATCCTATGCGTCCGGACGGCAGCGGGAAGACAGTGATATTGATTTGGTGGTTATTTCGGAGGATTTTGAGGGAAAGGGATACTGGGAGCGAATCGAATTATTGTCTTCCGCAATTTATAAGGTATTTAAACCGATTGAAGCGGTAGCGATGACTCCGCAGGAGTGGCAATCCGGGAAATCACTTATTGCCGATTATGCCCGTGACGGAGAGGTAGTATACGGCTGA
- a CDS encoding HEPN domain-containing protein, translated as MDKKAVEWMKQADYDMETAEFMHSGGRYFYAVFLCHLSLEKALKGLYQAKLREIPPKTHNLIYLLDKMGIKPEEKTGTIIARLNEAHIATRYPEDIEQLQIHYTEAISKQLIIQAKEILQWIKKQF; from the coding sequence ATGGACAAAAAAGCCGTGGAATGGATGAAACAGGCTGACTATGATATGGAAACCGCAGAGTTTATGCACAGCGGCGGGAGATATTTTTACGCGGTTTTTCTGTGCCATCTGTCTCTTGAAAAGGCACTGAAAGGCCTTTACCAGGCGAAGCTGCGAGAGATTCCGCCCAAAACGCATAATCTGATTTATTTGCTGGATAAGATGGGAATCAAACCAGAAGAGAAAACAGGGACAATTATTGCTCGGCTTAATGAAGCCCATATTGCGACAAGGTACCCCGAAGATATTGAACAATTGCAAATCCATTATACGGAGGCGATCTCGAAGCAGTTGATTATTCAGGCTAAGGAAATTCTCCAATGGATAAAAAAGCAGTTTTAG